In uncultured Draconibacterium sp., one genomic interval encodes:
- a CDS encoding 3-oxoacyl-[acyl-carrier-protein] synthase III C-terminal domain-containing protein: MTVEQDIRLLKPNIIRYWVDHLEFCLKKYNLDPKDVDYVVPHVSSMFFYGKLAEGIEARGLDLWTHKWFTNLSEIGNIASASIFAALDDFCKTEKR; this comes from the coding sequence ATGACCGTTGAGCAGGATATCCGCTTGCTTAAACCAAATATCATTCGTTACTGGGTTGACCACCTGGAATTTTGCCTGAAAAAATATAACCTCGATCCGAAGGATGTCGACTATGTTGTCCCTCATGTCTCATCAATGTTCTTTTACGGTAAACTTGCTGAGGGAATTGAAGCAAGAGGATTGGACCTGTGGACACACAAGTGGTTCACCAATCTTAGTGAAATTGGAAATATCGCGTCTGCTTCAATTTTTGCGGCATTGGATGATTTTTGCAAAACAGAAAAACGATAA
- a CDS encoding response regulator, with the protein MHTDATAITEDAKALIWIGTNAGIQQFDGQQTKLFFNTTSKTNQVYNNRILDLYAKGKLLWVASEGGLHLFDLEKEKHIPLSYSGVNFNASPQQVSKIIGLKNDVWLVSQGSLYRARLNEGKQELDVQKISDLTNVPEAFKTCEIVSLETDQKDVLWVGTSAGVATLLSKNDTIEFLEFANNNKQTLGFVQARINHLRFHNNQLWFVTPNYLQVFSLENNNYRLRSLLKTISLDEAFIGTEWEHEFRSLNDFLVDGENNFWCGTSAGLLFINEPLSQSPQSQIFNHSQYNPFSISSNNISKLLLDHSNCLWASTWAGGVSFLDLEQKQFNLLVKDPSRKGYSLTDPFVRAITQDNLGRVWVAGQSEGIDFYNPETGECVPLKIGNIQNESLTSTRVRSLKYHKNKVYIGTTEGLDIIDLITNRIYNYPGIFGQSNPAYSMDFDPYDNLWVGTWRGGLFQFRVENNKPIKILEINENKTNRLYLSSNQVNYVFVDKTKNEVLVGTKKGLNRLLLGNYGWVNNIIYYRSNETDLSLSSEYVWPIQKENDTVYWVGTLGGGLNRFVLLDGWDENHNGNYKANSFSVEEGAPANDIESLLTDDDGNLWIGSKGLSMFNSKNNEFWNFDVNDGLQSNGFKIGSAYKNDDGILFFGGIKGMNHFDPRDIKRNEIKPTIILNGLRIRNTEILPGQEVNGRILLESGLAYKKELELNYKENEFSLSFASLHYANPEKCHYKYQLVDYDSDWNFISGQYPVANYSNLKYGNYIFKVDATNGDGLWSENPIELEIHISPPWWFSAWAYIAYFVLFVSMSGGVFYYTNRWMKLRNELKLVESEEQKKEELHQMKLQFFMNISHEFKTPLTLIQTPIEKLKMGKLQVDEQNKMLNLISENANRLLKLVSELMDFRKAEVGRLELHAGKGDIKEFAEKVYQQFVPLCQNSSIDYSYSCEVVPEVWFEPEKMSTILYNLLANAINYTEEGGSVKMNVFQKERKGLQVFYDHSIEVGEAHANNNYIYIQVIDTGIGISKKSIGQIFDRFYHMNTSKTKHLGTGIGLALLKNLVLLHHGHVIVSSQRNVGTEFLVGLPIGDDHLQAEEKLLEMADAMQIELEEVAIHNVENTPDLPNHVLDELNAMPILLLVEDNKELRDVLHEHFAHDFKVIEAENGKDALAKMENKTINLVVSDIMMPEMDGLELVKTLREDIQTSHIPIALLTAKSSIEDQIAGTEAGADLYFPKPFSLKLMDLKIRQLLDSHQKLKDKYASNVFAESRELARTQKDKEFLEHFMELVDENIDNNDFSINHICREMSIGRTNLYKKIRSLTGQSMGEFIRGLRLKKAAKILISEDVSISEVLYRVGINSNSYFTKSFKAQFGMTPTEFIQQNVGNCN; encoded by the coding sequence GTGCATACCGATGCAACCGCCATAACGGAAGATGCAAAGGCTTTAATTTGGATTGGCACAAACGCCGGAATACAACAATTTGATGGTCAACAAACCAAGTTGTTTTTTAACACAACCTCTAAAACTAACCAGGTTTACAATAATCGCATCCTTGATTTGTACGCTAAAGGGAAATTACTGTGGGTGGCAAGCGAAGGAGGTTTGCACCTCTTCGACTTAGAAAAAGAAAAACACATTCCTTTGAGTTATTCCGGGGTGAATTTTAATGCGTCTCCTCAACAGGTTTCAAAAATTATTGGTTTAAAAAACGATGTATGGTTGGTTAGCCAGGGGAGTCTGTACCGAGCACGTTTAAATGAGGGCAAGCAAGAGCTGGATGTTCAGAAGATATCGGACCTTACAAATGTTCCCGAGGCATTCAAAACCTGTGAGATAGTTTCATTAGAAACAGACCAAAAAGATGTATTATGGGTAGGAACCAGTGCAGGGGTAGCTACTTTGTTATCGAAGAATGATACTATCGAATTTCTTGAATTTGCAAATAATAACAAACAGACTTTAGGATTTGTGCAGGCAAGAATAAATCATCTTCGGTTTCATAACAACCAGTTATGGTTTGTAACGCCTAATTATTTACAAGTATTTTCACTCGAAAACAACAATTACCGTTTACGAAGTTTGTTAAAAACCATCTCTCTTGATGAAGCTTTCATAGGTACGGAATGGGAGCATGAGTTTCGAAGTTTGAATGATTTTTTGGTCGACGGGGAAAATAATTTTTGGTGTGGAACCAGCGCCGGGTTGCTCTTTATTAACGAACCTTTAAGCCAAAGTCCCCAGTCGCAAATATTTAATCATTCGCAGTATAACCCATTTTCCATTTCTTCAAATAATATATCGAAATTATTGCTCGACCACTCCAACTGTTTGTGGGCTTCAACTTGGGCCGGAGGAGTATCATTCCTCGATTTAGAACAAAAGCAATTCAATTTACTGGTGAAAGACCCGAGCCGCAAGGGATATTCACTTACCGACCCCTTTGTGAGGGCAATTACTCAGGATAATTTGGGCAGGGTGTGGGTAGCTGGACAAAGTGAAGGAATTGATTTTTACAATCCAGAAACAGGAGAATGTGTGCCCCTTAAAATTGGCAACATACAAAACGAATCGCTTACCAGTACGCGAGTAAGGTCGTTAAAATATCACAAAAATAAAGTATACATTGGAACTACCGAAGGGCTTGATATTATAGATTTGATAACGAACAGGATTTATAATTATCCCGGAATTTTTGGGCAATCGAATCCTGCCTATTCTATGGATTTTGATCCTTATGATAACCTCTGGGTGGGGACTTGGCGTGGAGGCTTGTTTCAGTTTAGAGTTGAGAATAATAAACCCATTAAAATTTTGGAGATTAATGAAAACAAGACGAATCGTTTATATTTAAGTTCTAATCAGGTGAACTATGTGTTTGTTGATAAGACCAAAAACGAGGTGTTAGTCGGTACTAAAAAAGGATTAAACCGATTGTTGCTCGGAAATTATGGATGGGTGAATAACATCATTTACTACCGCAGCAACGAAACCGATTTGTCTTTAAGCAGCGAGTACGTTTGGCCAATCCAAAAAGAAAACGATACTGTATATTGGGTAGGAACTCTCGGAGGTGGACTAAATCGTTTTGTTTTGCTTGACGGCTGGGACGAAAACCATAACGGTAATTATAAGGCCAATTCTTTTTCTGTTGAAGAAGGTGCCCCTGCAAATGATATTGAATCGTTACTAACCGATGATGACGGTAATCTCTGGATTGGTTCGAAAGGCCTGTCGATGTTTAATTCCAAAAATAATGAGTTCTGGAATTTTGATGTAAATGACGGGCTGCAAAGCAATGGTTTTAAAATTGGTTCAGCTTACAAAAATGATGATGGGATTTTGTTCTTTGGAGGCATAAAAGGAATGAACCATTTTGATCCTCGCGATATTAAGCGTAATGAAATAAAACCTACCATTATTTTAAATGGCTTGCGTATTCGTAATACCGAAATTTTACCGGGGCAAGAAGTGAACGGGCGTATTTTATTGGAATCAGGTTTAGCCTACAAAAAGGAATTAGAATTAAATTATAAAGAAAATGAGTTTTCGTTATCGTTTGCGTCATTGCACTACGCCAATCCTGAAAAGTGTCATTATAAATACCAACTGGTAGATTACGATTCCGATTGGAATTTTATTTCAGGGCAATATCCGGTGGCTAATTATTCGAACCTTAAATATGGTAATTACATTTTTAAGGTCGACGCCACCAATGGTGATGGTTTGTGGAGCGAAAATCCAATTGAATTGGAAATACATATTAGTCCGCCGTGGTGGTTTAGCGCTTGGGCATACATCGCATATTTTGTGTTGTTTGTAAGCATGTCGGGAGGCGTATTCTATTATACCAACCGTTGGATGAAATTACGAAACGAGTTAAAATTGGTTGAATCCGAAGAACAGAAAAAGGAGGAGTTGCACCAAATGAAACTACAGTTTTTTATGAATATATCGCATGAGTTTAAAACACCGCTAACCTTAATTCAGACTCCAATTGAGAAACTGAAAATGGGTAAGCTGCAAGTTGACGAACAAAATAAAATGTTGAATTTGATATCGGAAAATGCCAATCGTTTATTAAAATTGGTTAGCGAACTTATGGATTTCCGAAAGGCAGAAGTGGGGCGATTGGAACTACATGCAGGAAAAGGTGATATAAAAGAATTTGCTGAAAAAGTGTATCAGCAATTTGTGCCGCTTTGCCAAAACAGTTCAATTGATTATTCGTATTCGTGCGAGGTTGTTCCTGAAGTTTGGTTCGAACCCGAAAAAATGTCGACAATTTTGTACAATCTGCTTGCAAATGCTATTAATTACACAGAAGAAGGCGGTTCGGTAAAAATGAACGTTTTTCAGAAGGAACGAAAAGGATTACAGGTGTTTTATGACCATAGTATTGAAGTTGGTGAAGCCCATGCAAACAACAATTATATTTATATTCAGGTAATTGATACAGGCATTGGGATTTCTAAAAAGTCTATTGGTCAGATTTTCGACCGCTTCTACCACATGAATACTTCGAAAACCAAACACCTTGGCACGGGAATTGGCCTGGCCTTGTTGAAAAACCTGGTTCTGCTGCATCATGGTCATGTTATTGTAAGTAGCCAGAGAAATGTGGGAACCGAATTTTTGGTGGGTTTACCTATTGGCGATGATCATTTACAAGCGGAAGAAAAATTATTGGAAATGGCCGATGCTATGCAAATAGAACTGGAAGAAGTGGCAATTCATAATGTTGAAAATACCCCGGATTTGCCGAATCACGTTCTGGATGAATTAAATGCCATGCCCATATTACTTTTGGTTGAAGATAACAAAGAACTGCGGGATGTATTACACGAACATTTTGCCCATGACTTTAAAGTTATTGAAGCGGAGAACGGAAAAGATGCTTTGGCAAAAATGGAAAATAAAACGATCAACCTGGTGGTGAGTGATATTATGATGCCAGAAATGGATGGTTTGGAGTTGGTTAAAACTTTGCGAGAAGATATTCAAACCAGTCACATTCCTATTGCTTTGTTAACTGCAAAATCATCGATTGAAGACCAGATTGCCGGAACCGAAGCTGGTGCCGATTTGTATTTTCCCAAACCGTTTAGTCTGAAACTGATGGATTTAAAAATTAGGCAATTACTTGATTCTCATCAGAAACTGAAAGATAAATATGCCTCCAATGTTTTTGCAGAAAGTCGCGAACTGGCACGCACCCAAAAAGACAAAGAGTTTCTGGAACATTTTATGGAACTGGTAGATGAGAATATTGATAATAACGATTTTTCCATCAACCATATTTGCCGGGAAATGAGCATTGGACGTACCAATTTGTATAAGAAAATACGTTCATTAACCGGGCAATCAATGGGCGAATTTATTCGTGGATTGCGACTAAAAAAAGCGGCAAAAATTCTCATTTCCGAAGATGTTTCTATTTCCGAAGTACTGTATCGGGTAGGAATTAACAGCAATTCGTATTTCACAAAATCTTTTAAAGCTCAGTTTGGAATGACGCCGACAGAGTTTATTCAGCAGAATGTAGGGAATTGCAATTAA
- a CDS encoding arylsulfatase, protein MEIKNILLLALIVSVFIGCNQKSQNKQTQEDSTSKPNIVVIYLDDLGYGDVSAYGATEIQTPNIDRLAKGGVMFTDGHASSATCTPSRYALLTGVYPWRNKDAKILPGTAPLIIDTAQVTIPKMLKELGYYTGVVGKWHLGLGSGYVNWNEHVSPGPNEVGFDYSYIMAATQDRVPTVYLKDGLVEGLDPNDPIDVDYQKNFEGEPTGKDNPELLTMKWHHGHNSSIINGIPRIGFMKGGEKAKWSDVDMADHFLGKAQNYVRKHKDKPFFLYYALQQPHVPRIPNPRFVGKTNLGPRGDVIVEADWCVGEFMRTLEEEGILENTLIIFSSDNGPVLNDGYFDDAVERIGDHDQNGGLRGGKYSLFEAGTRVPFISYWKGKIEPKKSDALVCQLDILASLAKLTGAEVPSTDSQELLNVLMGKSDKGRDELVLEASSRTALRKDNWLMIPPYKGPAIASQVNIELGNSGEFQLYDLSHDLSQQQNLAKTNPNQLDVMIGRYRSVVGEFKSEVEALELK, encoded by the coding sequence ATGGAAATTAAAAATATTTTACTTTTAGCATTGATTGTTTCAGTGTTTATAGGATGCAATCAGAAATCACAAAATAAGCAAACACAAGAAGACTCAACATCTAAACCAAATATTGTTGTTATTTATCTCGATGATCTGGGTTATGGAGATGTAAGTGCCTATGGTGCTACAGAAATTCAAACACCAAACATTGATCGTTTGGCAAAAGGAGGCGTAATGTTTACTGATGGACATGCATCATCGGCAACTTGTACACCGAGTCGTTATGCCCTGTTAACCGGAGTTTATCCGTGGCGAAATAAGGATGCCAAAATTTTGCCGGGCACTGCACCGCTGATTATTGATACCGCACAGGTAACCATTCCTAAAATGTTAAAAGAGCTGGGGTATTATACCGGAGTGGTTGGAAAATGGCACCTTGGCTTAGGTAGCGGTTATGTAAACTGGAACGAACATGTTTCGCCAGGGCCAAATGAAGTGGGTTTCGACTACTCGTATATTATGGCAGCCACACAAGACCGCGTACCAACAGTTTATCTTAAAGATGGCTTGGTGGAAGGCCTCGATCCAAATGATCCGATTGATGTAGATTATCAAAAAAATTTTGAGGGCGAACCAACCGGGAAAGATAATCCAGAGTTATTGACTATGAAGTGGCACCACGGTCATAATAGTTCTATTATAAATGGTATTCCGAGAATTGGTTTTATGAAAGGTGGTGAAAAAGCGAAATGGAGTGATGTGGATATGGCTGACCATTTTCTGGGAAAAGCACAGAATTACGTGAGGAAACATAAAGACAAACCTTTCTTTTTATACTATGCCTTGCAGCAACCACACGTCCCACGGATACCAAATCCACGATTTGTTGGGAAAACCAATCTTGGTCCACGTGGAGATGTGATTGTGGAGGCTGACTGGTGTGTTGGCGAGTTTATGAGAACTCTGGAAGAAGAGGGGATTCTTGAAAATACGCTGATTATTTTCTCAAGCGATAACGGACCGGTACTTAACGACGGCTATTTTGATGACGCTGTTGAGCGAATTGGCGATCATGATCAAAATGGAGGGTTACGAGGTGGTAAATACAGTTTGTTTGAAGCTGGTACACGTGTTCCATTCATCTCTTATTGGAAGGGAAAGATTGAACCTAAAAAATCGGATGCTTTGGTTTGTCAGCTTGATATACTGGCATCATTGGCAAAGCTAACAGGAGCTGAAGTACCATCAACCGACAGCCAGGAATTATTAAATGTTTTAATGGGAAAGTCGGATAAAGGAAGAGATGAACTTGTATTGGAGGCATCTTCCCGCACAGCACTTCGAAAAGATAATTGGTTGATGATTCCGCCTTACAAAGGACCGGCAATTGCCAGTCAGGTAAATATCGAATTAGGAAACTCTGGAGAGTTTCAGCTTTATGATTTGAGTCACGACCTTAGCCAACAACAAAATCTTGCAAAAACAAATCCCAATCAACTTGATGTAATGATCGGGCGATATAGATCTGTTGTTGGAGAATTCAAGTCCGAAGTGGAAGCTTTGGAACTGAAATGA
- a CDS encoding helix-turn-helix transcriptional regulator has translation MRPKKNIIFPKHLQIMDGLGENIKLARKRRKLTTIQVAERADIDRTTLYQIEKGNPKVSMGAYFNVLRVLGLQDDFLKLAADDTLGRKLQDLDLL, from the coding sequence ATGAGGCCAAAGAAAAATATAATCTTTCCAAAACACCTGCAGATAATGGACGGTCTGGGCGAAAATATAAAGCTGGCTCGTAAAAGGAGAAAGCTGACAACGATTCAGGTAGCAGAGCGTGCAGATATCGACAGAACAACCCTTTACCAGATAGAAAAAGGGAATCCGAAAGTATCGATGGGCGCTTATTTTAATGTGCTAAGAGTTTTAGGTTTGCAGGACGATTTCCTGAAGCTGGCTGCCGACGATACTTTGGGGAGAAAATTACAGGATTTGGATTTATTGTAA
- a CDS encoding ATPase: MESKRNPQGASTSTTIKIIRNPYKEIAQFKDGMFRFNFTESRNWLKYQGKQIFGSHFYIDPLDHSLIHDLLIYAIGDKETARKRNLDLNKGILLTGPVGCGKTSIMMLIRYFFPPDKKYRIKSTRKISFEFESDGFKVIERYAPESEVKNTKLRAPNYFFDDLGVEQVQKHFGNECDVIGEILLSRYDLFITDRIMTHITTNLSASEIEQRYGNRVRSRIRAMFNLMAFSKGSEDKRI; encoded by the coding sequence ATGGAAAGCAAAAGAAATCCACAGGGCGCTTCCACATCAACAACGATAAAGATTATTCGGAACCCTTATAAAGAAATTGCCCAGTTTAAAGATGGGATGTTCCGGTTTAATTTTACTGAAAGCAGAAACTGGCTGAAATACCAGGGGAAACAAATCTTTGGTTCGCACTTTTATATCGATCCGCTTGATCATTCACTGATTCATGATCTTTTGATCTATGCCATTGGAGACAAGGAAACAGCAAGAAAACGAAATCTGGACCTGAATAAAGGGATTCTGCTTACCGGACCGGTTGGATGCGGAAAAACATCGATTATGATGCTCATTCGTTATTTCTTTCCTCCCGATAAAAAATACCGAATAAAATCCACACGTAAAATTAGTTTTGAATTTGAGAGTGATGGTTTTAAAGTTATAGAACGTTATGCTCCAGAATCCGAAGTAAAGAATACCAAATTGCGAGCGCCCAATTATTTTTTTGATGACCTTGGAGTTGAACAGGTTCAAAAACATTTTGGTAATGAATGCGATGTAATAGGGGAGATCCTGCTCAGTCGTTATGATCTGTTTATCACCGACCGGATCATGACACATATTACCACCAATTTATCGGCATCCGAAATTGAGCAGCGTTATGGAAACCGTGTTCGCAGTCGAATACGTGCCATGTTTAACCTGATGGCTTTTAGCAAGGGTAGCGAAGATAAGAGAATATAA
- a CDS encoding DUF4038 domain-containing protein — translation MKKILFLLFGIVLFQAQGQELPVLKISDNQRYIVTQDNEPFFWLGGTAWELIHRCNKEEIDQYLTDRAKKGFTVIQTVILAELDGLNTPNVYGDKPLFNNNPEKLNPAYFELVDYVVKKSEELGLYVGLLPTWGDKFNKSWGVGPVIFDKLNAEIYGQKLGERYKSNNNIIWILGGDRVPENEQHSAIIRAMAKGLRETDSTHLITYHPSGGKNAIDYFNEDWLDFDMFQSGHNRLTKEYQYVLKANKKSPNKPTVNGEARYENIEDRFWENEKFGWLDDADVRVSAYWSIISGAAGYTYGCNDIWQMYDIDRLPNLQARTDWKVALNFPGSTQMGFMRKMFEMFPWQNMNYDSSLILNENIENESFIIASISKERDLIFAYTPKGKQIVPDISKMKANTVYSYWFNPRSGKIKYIDQYEKDSQPVFKPWAEGWGCDFVLILTGQKLDIEKFNAE, via the coding sequence ATGAAGAAAATATTATTCCTTCTTTTTGGCATAGTTCTGTTTCAGGCGCAAGGACAAGAACTACCCGTTTTAAAAATATCGGATAATCAAAGATATATTGTAACTCAGGATAATGAACCTTTTTTTTGGTTAGGAGGTACAGCATGGGAGTTGATTCATCGCTGTAATAAGGAAGAAATTGATCAATATCTGACAGATAGGGCAAAAAAGGGATTTACAGTAATACAAACAGTAATTCTTGCCGAGCTGGACGGTCTTAATACTCCAAATGTATATGGTGATAAACCATTATTTAATAACAATCCGGAAAAATTGAATCCGGCATATTTCGAGTTAGTGGACTACGTTGTAAAGAAATCAGAAGAGCTTGGTCTTTATGTGGGATTACTACCAACCTGGGGAGATAAATTTAATAAATCCTGGGGTGTTGGTCCGGTTATTTTTGATAAACTAAATGCAGAAATTTATGGCCAAAAATTGGGAGAGCGATACAAGTCAAATAATAACATTATCTGGATATTAGGCGGAGACCGCGTGCCTGAAAATGAGCAGCATTCAGCTATAATACGCGCTATGGCAAAAGGTCTTAGGGAAACAGATTCAACACATTTGATTACTTATCATCCTTCAGGAGGTAAAAATGCTATTGATTATTTTAATGAAGACTGGCTTGATTTTGATATGTTTCAGAGTGGCCATAACAGACTTACTAAAGAGTACCAATATGTATTAAAAGCGAATAAAAAGTCACCAAACAAGCCAACTGTTAACGGAGAGGCGAGATATGAAAATATAGAAGATCGGTTTTGGGAGAATGAAAAATTTGGTTGGTTAGACGATGCAGATGTAAGGGTTTCTGCTTATTGGAGTATAATCTCTGGTGCTGCAGGATATACTTATGGCTGCAATGATATATGGCAAATGTATGATATCGACAGACTTCCTAATTTACAGGCGCGTACCGACTGGAAAGTTGCCCTTAACTTTCCGGGGTCAACACAAATGGGATTTATGAGAAAGATGTTTGAAATGTTTCCTTGGCAAAATATGAATTATGACTCGTCATTAATTCTTAATGAAAATATAGAAAATGAATCATTTATAATTGCTTCAATTAGCAAGGAAAGAGATTTAATTTTTGCCTATACACCAAAAGGCAAACAGATAGTTCCTGATATCTCAAAAATGAAGGCAAATACTGTCTACAGTTATTGGTTTAATCCCCGTAGCGGGAAGATAAAATACATTGATCAATACGAAAAGGATTCTCAACCGGTATTTAAACCATGGGCAGAAGGCTGGGGGTGTGATTTTGTTTTAATCCTTACCGGGCAAAAACTCGATATTGAAAAGTTTAATGCTGAATAA
- a CDS encoding HipA domain-containing protein, protein MATAKTDIYVYAHWKGISDPQLIGILSAHAAKGRKAFSFEYAAAWLKSAEYRLLDPDIQFYSGPQFPNNKENFGLFLDSMPDTWGRTLMKRRAAQEAAEKGERAKTLYEVDYLLGVLDESRMGALRFKTDPNGPFLDNNVLSPTPPWSSVAELQEAASNIENETSNDAVKKWLAILIAPGSSLGGARPKANILDKDHNLWIAKFPAKNDTIDKAAWEYLAWQLALKAGIVMSECRISKVAGKYNTFFTKRFDREQERRIHFASAMTMTGNNEDTIRVNPASYLEMAEFIQNHGTRINENLEQLWRRIVFNIAISNTDDHLRNHGFLLTEKGWVLSPAYDINPSIDKDGLALNIDMDNNALDYELAKSVGPFFRLENKQMDRIIDEVTTSVKNWRKMAKHIGISNSEQDLMAKAFHI, encoded by the coding sequence ATGGCAACAGCAAAAACAGACATATACGTGTACGCCCACTGGAAAGGGATTTCGGATCCTCAATTGATAGGAATCCTTTCTGCCCATGCAGCCAAGGGAAGAAAAGCATTTAGTTTTGAATATGCTGCTGCCTGGCTAAAATCGGCGGAATACCGCTTGCTGGATCCGGATATTCAGTTTTATAGCGGTCCGCAATTCCCGAATAACAAGGAAAATTTTGGCCTGTTTCTGGACAGCATGCCGGATACCTGGGGAAGAACATTGATGAAAAGGCGTGCAGCACAGGAAGCTGCTGAAAAAGGGGAGCGGGCAAAAACGTTGTATGAAGTGGATTATTTACTCGGTGTGCTGGATGAAAGTCGTATGGGAGCTTTGCGCTTTAAAACCGATCCCAACGGACCTTTTCTTGATAACAACGTACTGTCCCCAACACCGCCCTGGTCTTCGGTTGCTGAGCTGCAGGAAGCCGCAAGTAATATTGAAAACGAAACCAGCAACGACGCGGTAAAGAAATGGCTGGCCATACTAATTGCACCGGGCTCATCACTGGGAGGAGCCCGACCCAAAGCCAACATACTGGATAAAGATCATAACCTTTGGATTGCCAAGTTTCCGGCTAAAAACGATACGATAGATAAAGCAGCCTGGGAATACCTGGCCTGGCAACTGGCTTTAAAAGCCGGGATTGTTATGTCAGAATGCAGGATCAGTAAAGTTGCAGGGAAGTACAACACCTTTTTTACCAAACGTTTTGACCGGGAACAGGAACGACGGATTCATTTTGCCTCTGCCATGACCATGACCGGAAATAACGAAGATACGATCAGGGTTAATCCTGCAAGTTACCTTGAGATGGCTGAATTTATTCAAAACCACGGTACCCGTATAAACGAGAATCTGGAACAGTTGTGGCGTAGAATTGTATTTAATATTGCTATTTCCAATACGGATGATCACTTGCGTAACCACGGTTTTCTTTTAACTGAAAAAGGATGGGTATTGTCACCGGCTTATGATATCAATCCCTCGATAGATAAAGATGGTCTGGCCTTAAATATTGACATGGATAACAATGCCCTGGATTATGAGCTGGCAAAAAGTGTAGGACCGTTTTTCCGTTTGGAAAACAAGCAAATGGACCGGATCATTGATGAGGTCACCACTTCGGTAAAGAACTGGCGTAAAATGGCAAAGCATATTGGCATTTCCAACAGCGAACAGGACTTGATGGCCAAAGCATTTCATATTTAA
- a CDS encoding ankyrin repeat domain-containing protein produces the protein MKKLGIAVVMMFLGLLIFSCETKTKNNNEKDKLPVETGLNKTEKAQLDTTLIFQASLEGNVQTVLNALDAGFKPNTIDENGRTALMLAAYNGNTEIVKLLIARGADVNYSDKVDRTALMYASTGPFVNTVLTLLEAGAEPNLIEKEENWTAAMMASAEGQLEVLKTLVTYGADLDMVDIDGESSLDFANSNGHSAVAQYIKSKK, from the coding sequence ATGAAAAAATTAGGGATTGCAGTAGTAATGATGTTTTTGGGTCTTCTCATATTTTCATGTGAGACAAAAACCAAAAACAATAATGAGAAGGACAAATTACCTGTTGAGACAGGTTTAAATAAAACTGAAAAAGCACAATTAGACACGACATTGATTTTTCAAGCTTCACTTGAAGGGAATGTGCAAACGGTACTAAATGCTCTGGACGCTGGATTTAAGCCTAATACTATTGATGAAAATGGAAGAACAGCTTTAATGTTAGCTGCTTATAACGGAAACACTGAGATTGTAAAACTTCTTATTGCTCGAGGGGCGGATGTTAATTATTCCGATAAGGTTGATAGAACAGCACTAATGTATGCATCAACCGGCCCTTTTGTAAATACTGTTTTAACCTTATTGGAGGCTGGTGCAGAGCCAAATTTGATAGAAAAAGAAGAAAATTGGACGGCTGCGATGATGGCATCAGCAGAAGGGCAGCTTGAAGTTTTAAAAACACTTGTTACCTATGGTGCCGATCTGGATATGGTTGATATCGATGGAGAATCCTCATTGGATTTTGCCAATTCAAACGGACATTCGGCTGTAGCTCAATATATTAAATCCAAAAAATGA